TTTGGTTTGTTCCCTTGTTCCAGTCAAGGCATAGCGTTCAGGAGGTAATGCGAAGATCAACTGGTTCTCAAAAATACGAAATGGAGTCTGTTCCAAATCCCACAAATGACGAATTTGCGCAAAAAATCCTAATTGCAATTGACGGCTCTGCGACATCCGTTAGGTGTCTGAACTATGTCAATTACACACTAAAGGACATGTCTAATGTCAAAGTCTTCATTGCCCACATAATCGAATGGGGAGATGACTCTGAGAATATTGACGAGGAAACTGTGTCTAAAATCCAGGAACAGGGCAAAATAATGATCCAAAGTATTGTAGTTCCTGCTAGGATCCGACACCATGAGCGAATAATACGCCTAGGAGACCCGGCAAAAAAAATTGCCGAGCTTGCCAAGTTGCTGCACGTTGACACCATAGTAATTGGCAAAAAGGGACTGGGTAATGCGGAATTTATGGGCCATGTGCCGTATTCGCTGCTTGGCCTAACATCAAAACCCGTCGTTTTATTGGACTAGGATAAATTCTGCCGACGTCGGCAAAATCGTGTTATATTGATTTTGAGTCCTTCAAAATGTTATATCTTTTGACTTTCTTGAATCTTCGATGAGTGCAAAATTACTGATTGCAACATTATCTGTAGTCGCAGTAATGGTATTTTTGATTGCACCATCGGCATTTGCAGCGGGCTCTATCTCTGAGGGATTTAAAATCGGCGAGGTCTTGCCGGAATCAATTGGCTGGTTTATCGTAGTTGGACTGGGCGCAGTTTTCGCCGTTGTCATTTCTCTTGAAATCAAACTCGAAGAGAAATTCTTGGGACATACCCAAACATCAGAGTTTTTCAACACTGCTGGTAGAACTATAGGAACTGGACTGACTGCAGCTGCAATCGTTTCTGCATGGACTTGGGCTGCAACACTATTGCAGTCATCTACTGTTGCGTTCCAGTACGGAATTTCCGGACCTTTCTGGTATGCTGCTGGAGCATCAATTCAAGTTCTTCTCTTTGGAATCCTGGCAATCGAGTTAAAGCGCAAAGCGCCAAATGCTCACACTTTTCTTGAAATTATTCGCGCTAGATTTGGAGACGGGGCGCACCGAGTATTTCTTGTATTTGCACTAATGACTAACATGATAGTTACTGCAATGCTGCTCCTTGGCGGTGCTGCAGTCGTTAACGGACTGACTGGCATGAACATTTCAATTGCTGCATTTCTAATTCCAATCGGTGTGATGATTTACACCCTAGTCGGAGGACTTAAGGCAACATTTGTTGCAGATTACATGCACACTATCATAATTTTCGTAGTTATACTGACATTCGTATCTATTGTCTATTTCATCTCGCCAGTAACTGGAGGATTTGAAGGCATGTATGAAAAACTAGCCAAGGCAGCAGAGCTACGTCCAGTTGAAGGAAACGCAATGGGCGCATACCTGACCATGGCATCAATGGGCGGACTGATCTTTGGAATAATTAACATTGTAGGAAACTTTGGCACAGTCTTTGTCGACCAGGCTTACTGGCAGAGGGCTATAGCTGCAAAGCCAAGTTCGACTGTTAAGGGCTTTCTAGTCGGAGGCATGTCGTGGTTTGCAATTCCATTTACCCTTGCAACTACAATGGGACTGACTGCTGTGGCACTAGGTGTAGTACTAACACCAGAACAGGTCCAGCTTGGATTGGTAGTTCCTGCAGCTGCATCGACACTGATGGGCGAGGTAGGTGCAATAATGGTTCTAACAATGCTCTTCATGGCAGTAACATCTGCAGGCTCTGCAGAACTAATTGCAGTATCATCATTAATCACATATGATGTGTATAGGACTTATCGAAATCCAAATGCTACTGGCAAACAACTGCTCAAAGTATCTCGCAGTGTTATTGTCGGGTTTGGGCTTGGCATGGGTGGCCTAGCTGTCATATTACTAGGACTTGGACTAAGTCTAGGATTTGTCTATCTGGCAATGGGCGTATTGATAGGCTCTGCTGTAATTCCAATTGCACTAACCATAACATGGAAAAAGACTAGCGGCATGGCAGCAGTTATTGGATCAATTGCCGGCCTTGTAATAGCGCTTATTGCATGGTGTGGAACTGCCCTCTCGATGAGTGGCGAGTTATCACTAGCCAGTCTGGGCGGTAACTATCCAATGCTCTATGGTAATGTAGCAGGAATTATTGCCGGCGGATTAATCTGTATTGCCGGAAGCATTGGAAATAGAAAAGACTATGACTGGAATGAGATAAGACGCAAGATTACACTTGTTGACATGAAAGCTGAAAGCATTGCAACAGAAGACGAGGCTTCGCTAAGAAAGGCATTCAAGTTTAGTGTCAGAGGCGGAGGAATCATGACACTAATACTAATTGTAGCATGGCCAATGCCGCTAATTGCAGCAGGCGTTGTGTTCAATGTCCAGGCCTTTACAATATGGGCAATGACTGCAGTATGCTGGGTTAGCGGTGCAACATTCCTAATTGTCGGCTTGCCCATCATCGAGGGAAGACACGGTATTGGTCGAATAATTAGAAGACAAGCTGTTGTCAGTGACGAGCATTCTGGCACAAAGGGTGTATAGAGCCACGACTAGAGCCAGCAGTTGTGAGACCTGCCAACATGCTCGAGAATTTTTTTTAACTAGTATTGAGTTGATTATATTATGACCTCATGCAACGGCTGCGGCAAGACACTTGGTTTTAAAAAATACAAGTTCAAGAAAATGTGGCGAATCCCCGGATTTTACTGTCATGAATGCATGATGATAGTGGGCAAGGACTTTGATGACCATGGCAAGCTTACACTCCCTTACAAGAATTGTGATTTATGCAGCGGCCAGTTTTTGTTTCTTAAGTCAAGATTTCATGCAAAAACGCAAAAACACTTTTGCGATGTATGTGATGAGGTAATTGCATCTGGCGGAATTAAAGAGACTGAATCAGGTGTTAAACACGGAAAGATTCCACCGTCATTATTTGTAATTGGCGGCCTAGGAATTGTAATGATGGTTCTTGGAATGATTTTCACAATGTTTAGCAGCAACGGAGAGCTTAACCTGATGAACTTGTTGTTTGGCTCTACTACTACGGCAATTGGATTTATGCTAATTAGGCGCACAATTAAGAACAAGCGCCTTCTTGTGAATCAGCTAAAATAATTCTAAAACAAATTGTACAGTCTTGCTAGAGGCAGCTCCTTTGAAGGACTGCTAGTTGCCTGCTTGCCGTCTATTTTGACTAGATAAGTTTCCGGATCAATTTCGATTTTAGGAGTTGCGTCATTTAGTATCATGTCTTTTTTGCCGATTTTTCTGCAATTAGAAACTGGAAGGAATTTTTTTTCTGTGCTGAGCTTTTCCTCTAGTCCGTTTTCTAGCGCAAGCTTTGATGTAAAGATGAAAGAGGTCGCATTTCTTGCCCTACCCAGTGCACCAAACATTGGCTTGTAATACACTGGCTCTGTAGTTGGAATTGATGCATTAGTATCACCCATCAGAGAATATGCAATCATTCCTCCCTTGATTATCATCTTTGGCTTGGCTCCAAAAAACTGCGGCGACCACAAAATAATATCTGCAATTTTTCCTGGTTCTAGAGTCCCCACATATGATGCAATCCCGTGAGTAATTGCTGGATTTATTGTGATTTTTGCAAGATATCGCAGCGCCCTGAAATTATCATTTTCTGATTTTTCATCCTTGTGCCTTCCCAGAGTTTTTTTCATCTTGTCTGCACATTGCCATGTTCTTGTAGTTACCTCGCCAATTCTGCCCATTGCCTGGCTATCTGAAGACATCATGCTTAGAGCGCCAATATCATGCAAAACATCCTCTGCCGCAATTGTTTCTGCGCGAATTCTAGATTCTGCAAAAGAGACATCCTCTGGAATTGCGGAATTTAGATGGTGGCAGACCATCATCATATCGAGATGCTCCTCTAGCGTATTGACGGTAAAAGGCCTAGTTGGATTTGTAGATGAGGGTAAAATGTTAGACTCACTTGCAATTTTCATAATATCTGGGGCATGGCCACCACCTGCTCCCTCGGTGTGATAAGTATGAATTGTCCTGCCGGCAATTGCTGCAATGGTGTCATCGACATAGCCGCATTCATTTAGAGTATCTGTGTGAATTGCAACCTGGGTATCGGTTTTATCTGCAACTCGAAGGGCACAATCTATGGTGGCAGGAGTTGTGCCCCAGTCTTCGTGCAGCTTTAATCCGCAGGCGCCCTCTTTGATCTGATCAATTAATGCCATTTCTTGGGAATCATTTCCCTTTCCTAGGAATCCGAAATTCATTGGAAACTCGTCAACTGCCTCTATCATTTTGTGAATGTGCCATTTTCCAGGAGTGCATGTAGTGGCATTGGTTCCATCAGCAGGTCCTGTTCCACCGCCAATCATTGTGGTAGTTCCGCCGCAAATCGCATCAATCACCTGCTGTGGTGCAATAAAGTGAATGTGGGTATCTACTGCACCAGGCGTTGCAATTAGGTGCTCACCTGAAATAATTTCTGTATTTGATGAAATCACAATATCTACACCATCCATGATATTTGGATTGCCTGACCTGCCAATCTTTGCTATTTTGCCGTCCTTGATTCCAATGTCTGCCTTGATTATTCCAAGGACTGGGTCCATTATGATGACATTGGTTATTACAGTATCAACTGATGATTCCCTGAGAACCCCAGATGCCTGTGCCAGTCCGTCGCGAATACTTTTTCCTCCGCCAAAGACTGACTCATCTCCATAGCCTAAAAGATCTTTTTGAATTTCAATTATGATATCTGTATCTCCTAGTCTTACCTTATCTCCTGTAGTGGGACCAAACAAGTCGACGTATTTTTTGCGCGAAATTTCCAAAGTCATGCCCCCCTGAATCCCTCTTTTTTTGCCCTCTCTATTGCCTCAGATTTTTTCTCAGCTAGTGAACCATTTACCAGCCCGCTAAACCCAAAGACAATTTTTTTCCCGCCATACTCTACTAGCTGGACTTTTTTTTCCTCACCTGGCTCAAATCGAACCGATGTTCCAGCTGCAATGTTTAGGTGAAATCCATAAGAATCAACGCGTGCAAATTCCAAGGCCTTGTTTGATTCAAAAAAGTGAGTATGCGAGCCCACCTGAATCGGCCTATCGCCAGTATTTTTGACTAGAACTGTCAGCGTTTTTCGGTTTTGGTTTGCCAGAACCGGCTTGTCAGATATGAAATATTCTCCTGGTATCATTATTCTCACACTATGGGATCATGGATTGTGACCAGCTTTGTGCCGTCATTAAATGTAGCCTCTACTTGTACAGTATGAATTAGTTCGGGAACTCCGGGAAGGACGTCGTTTTTAGTCAATACACTTCTACCTGAGCTCATCAGCTCTGATACTGACTTGCCGTCCCTTGCCCCCTCTACAATATGATCTGTTATTATTGCAACTGCCTCCGGGTGATTTAATTTCAGTCCGCGCGACTTTCTTCGCCTTGCAAGCTCGGCAGTTAAGAAAATGTGAAGCTTGTCAATTTCACGCGGAGTCAAAAACATAGAAAAACTTGTCTAATCTTGTATTTAATAATTAATTCAAATCCAAATCGGCAATAAGTATATCTTGCAAACTTGGACACTAACACCGTTGCAAAAGGTAAGAAAAATCGCTGGAAATATTTTCCAAGACACAAATCTCTCAAAGAAATTTGAAAACGGCACTGGTAATCTAATTTACAAAACAATTCTAATGCAAAGAGCGAACCTAGAGAAAACCCGCCAAAAGATCAATTGCACCGACGGGACTAGCATTGGAATTAGTCTAGATAATGAGCGCAAAATTCACAATGGTGATGTCCTACAAGGAGACGACATTATGGTTTTAGTCAAGCAAATGCCTGAAACCGTAATGAGAATAAATCTTGCATCATTAGAGCCAAAGCACCTTGTGACTTTGGGGCACATGATTGGAAATTTGCACAAGCCAGTATCTGTCCAGGATGAATCTGTATCAATTCCGGTAAAATCAGAAATCGAAATTGACTTTATCAAGACCATATTTCGCGAATTCTTTGACAGGGCGGAATTTAAAATAGAGGAAAAGATCTTTGAGCCTTCAAAATTCATGGATTCCCATGAACACTGATATCGTAACACTGGGGCTAATGCAGCTCTCTGATTCGTTTTTTCCAACCGGCACTTATACAATGTCACACGGGCTGGAAATGCTTCATAGAAAAAAAATCATCACAACACCAGAGCAGACTCGACAGCTAATAGAGGCGCTATTATCAAACCAGGTGGGACCTGCCGACTGTGTTGCGCTAAATAATTCCTATGATTGTGCTAAAGAGGCAAATATTTCCGGACTGGTAGAAATTGACTGGAAAATTCACAGAATGCGCCTAGTGCAGACACAACGCGAGGCATCTGCTAGGGCAGGAGGACAGCTGATCAAATGTGTAATTGCAATGGGTAATGACTTGACTGTAAAAAAATTCCACGAGCAAATTCTAGAAAATAAAACACCTGGCACCTATCCTGTATGTCTTGCACTTGCAGGGCAATTCCTTGGAATATCAAAAAATAACACATGTCTTGCACTAATGTATGGATTTACTGTAGGAGTGCTAGGTGCTGCAATGCGGCTAGGAATCATACAGCATACTCAGAGCCAGCAAATTCTCTCTGAAATTAGGCCAATAATATCAGAGCAAGCATCAATGCATAGCAATACCGGAATAGATCAAATGTGGCAATTTATTCCGTATGTTGAAATTTTCCAGATGCATCATGAAAAACTTGAATCAAAAATGTTTGTGACATGACCACTATACAAAAAATCCCACGAGTTGGAATTGGCGGGCCTGTGGGCTCTGGCAAAAGCATGCTAATCGAGAAAATAGTGCCAGTAATTGCAGCTAAAGGCTATAGAATCTGCGTAATTTCTAATGATGTTCTATCCAAAGAAGACGCGGATAGAATTCGAAAAAACCTTGCAACCACGCAGGGAATACTGCCAGAAAACATGGTAATTGGAATTGCAACGGGGGGCTGCCCTCATACTGCAATACGAGAAGACCCATCAATGAATTTGGCAGTAATTGAGGAAATAGAGCGCAACAACCCAGAACTTGACCTTATCATACTAGAAAGCGGAGGGGACAATGTAATGACTACATTTAGTCCTGCACTGGCAGACTATTTTATTTACATAATTGACGTATCTGGCGGGGACAAGTATCCGCGAAAGGGAGGCCTGGGAATTGAATCCTGTGATTTGCTTGTAATTAACAAAACCGACCTTGCACCACTAGTCCATGCAGATCTTTCTGTAATGGAAAAAGATACCATAAGAATTCGTAAGCTAAAGCCATTTGTATTTGTCAACTGTATGGATGGAAGTGGAATAGAAAAAACGGCATCGCATATAATTGAGGATCTCTTATTTGATGAGCCACCCAGGAGTGCAAAAAATTGAGTGTTTCTGAGAATTGGATGCCTGCAGAATTTGCTAAATTTGAGCAAAACCCACAAATTCAAAAAACCGGAATGCTGAAGCTTGTACTGCACAAAGACGAGGAAAAGAAAAAGACCATAGTTTTGCACCAGTATTCCAAGGCGCCGCTTTTGACGCAAAAGGCGCTGTACTATGACTCGGATAATCCATCAATGGCGTATTTGTTTTTAATGTCATCCTCTGGAGGCGTTCTGCAAGGGGACAGATATGAAATCAAAATTTCACTAGGCCAAAATGCAATTGCAAATATTACTACACAGGGCGCAACGCGAATCTACAAAATGGAATCAGACTATGCAAGCCAAAACATTGAGCTAGAGATAGGAGATGATGCATATCTGGAAATGCTGCCAGACCAGATAATTCCGTATGCAAATTCTAGGTATTTCCAGCACGTCAATCTTTCAGTCGGAAAAAACTCCACTGTAGTATATTCAGAAATTATATCTCCTGGTAGGGCTGCAAGAGGCGAGTTATTTGACTATGAAATGTGTTATTTGAGATTTGTTGCAAAAAACTCGGTAGGAATGAAATTTACTGATATATCGCGCCTAGAGCCAGGCGCTGATAAATTTGCCAATACTGCAATACTAGGAGGGAATTCTGTCTTGGGCACAATGTATGTTATAACGGAGAAAAAAAACCACACAATATCTGAGCAAATCCGTTCTATATTGGAAAATTCCGAACCACTGTGTGGATTTTCATTTTTGCCTGGGGACTCTGGAATTGTAATTAGGATTCTGGGAACTAGTCCAGAACAAATCAAGGCAATTTTTGTGCAAATAATTAAAATTATTAGAAATCAGATTCTGGGCTCTACGCTAGGTGAGTTGAGAAAAACATGACAGAGCTGGATCAAAACCAAATCAAGATTTTAGGAATAATTGATGAGCTTGCCCCAAGCATAGGGGTAATACAAAAAAGGACTAGACTGGATGCACAAAAAATAGAACAAGACGTAGCGATGCTTGAGAAAAACGGCATGATATCTAAAATTCACTCTAGAGGATTTTTTGGTAATTCCAAGATTGTATTGCATACTAGCCAGTCAGGCAAGGACGAGCTAGCAAAACACATACAGAACCTCAAAGACCAATGGGGGCAAATAATAAAAATTGCAGCTGAAAATGGCAGGTCTGGCCTTGATGAATTTGCCCGCAAGAACCCTGGAATTGTAAATCTGATGATCTTTTTTGGAATTATTGATCTGGCAACTCTTAGTAGGCTTAATCTCAGGCACCTAATTAGTGCCAACACTCCTTGCTTTATTTGCAAAAAGGAACTGGATCTAAAGTTTATGCAAAAATTCACCGTCAAGGAAATCATAAAGTGCCAATTTACTGTTCCTTATTCCATGACTGAATCTGATCATTTATGCGCTGACTGTTTTGATAAGCTGGGAAAATAATTTTAGAAAAATACACGTCTTTGGCTGTATTGATCTATCAAAGAGTTTAGATTATTTTGCAATAATTCCAGTCTTGGCATTTTCGATTTGTTTTTGGCAATTTGTGGTCTGATTGCTTCCAAATATGCCATTTCATATTGGCAGGATTAGCTGAATTCCTAAAATCTGCAATATTGGATAATATATCGCACATCCTGTCTGCCTTTACCTGCCAGGTGGATTTAGCTAGCTTCATCGGACTGAAGCTAAGAATGCTGATGAACCTAGATCCAACCAACACAAAAAAGCTACTGGAAAAGCACTGATCTTCTAAACATCATAACAGCTGCAAAAGCCGAACCGAGGACCAGAATTACGAGTGGGCCGAACTCTGGGACGACCATTATGGTAAATTCGGTTCCCTGGCCTGTTCCGCGCAGATTATTAAATTGGATTGTAGTCTGACCTTTCTGTGATTCTGTAAAGGTATAGTCTGCATAGTCCCCGCCAATCTGAGCGTTTGCAGATTTTTTGTACAATTCTTTTCCGTTTTGTAATATCACAAAGTCGTACGATGTGTTTCGGAGCAGCTCGCCTGTCTTTCCGTCCCTGAAGGTATAGATGAATTTGGTGTTCTTGCTGGGCTCTATTGTATCTGGTTCCCAAGACATGTCCACCTGAAGTGATTCGTCCTTTGTCATTGCAATTACTGGAAAGACTATCTTATCGCCTACCTTGAGCTCAAACTTCATTCCCAGTGGATTTTCAATTCCTGCGCTTTTTTGCGCCTGCTTGAGATATCGTATGGTGTCCTGTGTTAGGACAAAGTGGACTACTCGCTCGTCTTCTATGGAATAATCGTCTATTGTTACTGACGACTTGAAGAGATCTATTCCGTTTACAGTGCCTGAATAGCTGGGTACCATAAAGTCCGCAAACTCCTTTGGAAAGTGAATCTCTTCGTGTACCACCTCAGTATGAGAAATGTTTCGCTCGCTCCACTCAAACGGCATCTCTAGCATTATGGAGTTTGTCTCAGGAGAATAATCAAAGCCTGAAACCCCATCATAATATGACTTGACACGAAATTCTACGGGGGTTCCATCCTTACCTTGCTCATCATAGTAATGGTTTGTAATTGATGTAATATACGTGGAAAAAGCTTGGTTTTGCAGCTCGTTAGAATCAAGGCTCTTTATGTCTACGTCAAAGCGGTATAGTCCTCCGGAATTTAGGATTGGGCCAGAAATCTGTATTGGGTCTGTTCCTGATATTTTTATTTCCAGGTCTTGTGTTGGGTTTACATTTATTCTTAGTATGCCGTTTTTGGTGGCAAACGATTCTCTGAAAATTTGGCCTCCCTCATGATACAGCGCAACTAGCAATATCGCATCGACGTTTTGTGTTGTAAGAGAATCTGTTACCGTCATGATTATCTGTTTTTGTGCAGACTCGGAAAATTCTGTAGGGATGATTTGTGTGGTAACGGAAATCTTTCTGTCTTCAACGTTTAGCGATATTGTCTCAAGGCCTAGTCCGTGACCATATGTTTTGGTAATTGGGAATATGATTAAACATATGATGAAAAATGTGGTTGCTACTTTCAAATTTTTTCCTTATTTGGTGTTATGTCATGGATATTTTATCAATTATGAATGGTGACCCATTCATAATTGACGAAGGCTTTGCACCTTACTGTGTAGTCTATACACACATACTATTATTAATAAATATTATTATTCTTAATAATTAATATTATGTTCTTTATTATTAGTTGGTAGTGGTAAAGATTGCAAGAATATATTGATACGAAAAGCAGCAAGAATTCTTCTCCAAATCTGGTTCTTACTAGGTGTAACGGTTGTAATAGATATATTCAACCAAAGGATAAACTAGTAAAATTTCCATGTCCGGATTGTGATGATCCAAAATTAATCTGGAGATGTGACTTTTGCAGAGAACATGGTGTATCCTACAAATGTGATACATGTGGTTTTGTTGGCCCATAGATTCCTAGATAATTTATGGTCAATAGATTAGCATGAACATTTATCTTTAATGCTGTCTAGGTTTTCTAAATACATGCCTTCTTTCTTATAATTCTCAATTATGGATACATCTTTACTTAATTTCATCCCAATATGGTTTGCAATAACAGCAAATCTTTGTTGAAATTTGTAAATAAAACAAAAAATCATATCGCGTTGTTGTAATAATGGTCCGGTAACATACAATCCAGGCGTCTTTGTTGATTCATCATAAGAGTTCAAAATAGCTTTTCCGTCTTTCCAATAAAATAATCCTTTGATCATTGCAAGACTACCTGTGAATCCAGTAGCAAGAATTGGTTGAGTTTTTGAATGTATTTTCTTTTTTTCCGTATATATTATAAACTCACTTTGATTTTTTTCTATCTTTATAACTCTGCCCGTATGGAATTCAATGGTATTTTTTGAATTAATTTTTCTTAATCTATCTTTTGTATATGGGGATATTGTTCTACTGGGATCTATTTCTTCACTACTTAGAAAATTAGTCTTATCAATTACTATAACACGTTTATTGTGTTCTGCCAAATTAATCGCACTATCCATACCGCTTTCATATCCGCCAATTACAAAAAATTCATCTCCATGAATCTTATCCCAGTTTTCAATTAAGCTATTATGAATGCAGTACTTTGCACCAGGAAATGAATTGTTATTTGGGTATTGAAATTCTCCTGCAGACCAAATCAAAAACTTACTTTGTATTTTTCCTTTGTTTGTACTAATTACAAACCCATCTTTTGTTATGGATACTGATTCAACATTAATTCCTTTTTGAATTGGTAGCTCAAAATGTTCCACAAGCTTTTTGAGATAATCTGCATACTCCTCTCCATTTGGATGTTCTGTTTGTAGTGATAACGCAGGTGACGTGTCATATGATATTGCATTGAGATCTATCATTCTGAATGCATTACTGAAAAACGACGGAGTAAGTAGCCTCATTTGTTTTGGCCATTTAAGAAATGAGCTACCTACTTCATGTCGCTCTAAGACAGTAAATTTGAGCCCTAGTTTTTTCAGAATTACTGAAATGCCAACTCCAGACGGTCCAGCTCCCACTACGACTACTTCGAACATTATAGCATTTTCACGCCTGACTATATTAAAGTTTGAAATACTTTTAATAATAGTTAATAAAATTGACTAACTAACTTAATATACAAAAATATCTTGGGAAATACATGAAAGAATACGAAGCATATGACGTCAAGGCAAGAAAAAAAGTCAAAATTCTTGAACCAAAAGTAGTCCAACTCAAAAACAAACGTTGGGCAGTAAAAGGTAAAAGTTCTGCAACAGGTATGACAGTATTTCGCATACTGGGAAAAATTGAAGCAGAAGAGATGAAAAAATAACTATTGGTCACTGAAATTTGAAAGATTAGCCAACGTTCCAATGATTTGTTTATCACAAACCTGATATGCGTAAATCACAAAACCTTACAAAAGAAGAGGTAAAGCAATACTATTGCGTACATCTCCCAAAATATATTCAAAATGAATGGAAGCAATTATTCACAAAGCAATTGTATTGTATTGGCAAAGATATATCATATGATAATAATCTATTACTACAATACGGTTTTACCAGACAAAGACCTCCTAATCCAGACTTAGGAAGCAGTCAATATTCATTCGCTGATCGAACGGGTCGAATAACTTTATGGGGGTTTGGAATGATTTTCGCTACAAATAATGATGGACTGTTTTTATGGCGTCATGCATTTGAACCAAAGTTGCTCAAAATTAATTCACTCTCACCGCATGTATGGGATCCTGATCAACTTCCAAAGTGTACAATACCAAAAACTACAGAAGAAATATTGCTGATGTTGAAATTACTTGTAAAATCCATAAACTGGTTGAAACGTTATGAAAACTGGATACTATCGATGTGTGGGCAGTCATATCGTAATGAACAGCTACGTAGCATGTATTCATTTGATAAACCTAATTTACGTTTAGATGAAAGCTGGTCTGATCTATCTGCTAAATTTGAAAAAATTCTAAAAAAGGCGTACATATAATGTCAATAGTTTACCTTCTAATCAACTGCGATGAAAAATTCACAGAATCATTAAAAACCGAGATTTCTTTATTGACTTCAGTAAAGGATGTTCATGTGGTTTCTGGTCCATACAACATGATTGTAAAACTTGAATCATCTTCTGATGATGTTCTCAAAGAACAAATCACGTGGAAAATAAGAAAAATCGATAAAATTCGTTCTACTATGAATCTCATGGTAAGAAAGGATTTTGAGTA
This portion of the Nitrososphaerota archaeon genome encodes:
- a CDS encoding Lrp/AsnC family transcriptional regulator, translating into MSIVYLLINCDEKFTESLKTEISLLTSVKDVHVVSGPYNMIVKLESSSDDVLKEQITWKIRKIDKIRSTMNLMVRKDFEYC
- a CDS encoding DUF1610 domain-containing protein, encoding MVLTRCNGCNRYIQPKDKLVKFPCPDCDDPKLIWRCDFCREHGVSYKCDTCGFVGP
- a CDS encoding monooxygenase, whose amino-acid sequence is MFEVVVVGAGPSGVGISVILKKLGLKFTVLERHEVGSSFLKWPKQMRLLTPSFFSNAFRMIDLNAISYDTSPALSLQTEHPNGEEYADYLKKLVEHFELPIQKGINVESVSITKDGFVISTNKGKIQSKFLIWSAGEFQYPNNNSFPGAKYCIHNSLIENWDKIHGDEFFVIGGYESGMDSAINLAEHNKRVIVIDKTNFLSSEEIDPSRTISPYTKDRLRKINSKNTIEFHTGRVIKIEKNQSEFIIYTEKKKIHSKTQPILATGFTGSLAMIKGLFYWKDGKAILNSYDESTKTPGLYVTGPLLQQRDMIFCFIYKFQQRFAVIANHIGMKLSKDVSIIENYKKEGMYLENLDSIKDKCSC
- a CDS encoding peptidase, with product MKVATTFFIICLIIFPITKTYGHGLGLETISLNVEDRKISVTTQIIPTEFSESAQKQIIMTVTDSLTTQNVDAILLVALYHEGGQIFRESFATKNGILRINVNPTQDLEIKISGTDPIQISGPILNSGGLYRFDVDIKSLDSNELQNQAFSTYITSITNHYYDEQGKDGTPVEFRVKSYYDGVSGFDYSPETNSIMLEMPFEWSERNISHTEVVHEEIHFPKEFADFMVPSYSGTVNGIDLFKSSVTIDDYSIEDERVVHFVLTQDTIRYLKQAQKSAGIENPLGMKFELKVGDKIVFPVIAMTKDESLQVDMSWEPDTIEPSKNTKFIYTFRDGKTGELLRNTSYDFVILQNGKELYKKSANAQIGGDYADYTFTESQKGQTTIQFNNLRGTGQGTEFTIMVVPEFGPLVILVLGSAFAAVMMFRRSVLFQ